The segment TGTGAGAAGGAACTGAAACTTGAATATTTGATTAGATCCATGGTCCAGAAGGGGAATGGATCAAAGACTCAGAGTGAAGTTAATTTCTGCACCCAAAATGGACCTTTCAAATCctcagtgggggttggggggtgggtatTATTTTGCTTCTACCACGTCTAAAACAGTTTGGTCTTTAGTCCTGGTAAGACTGATCCCTAATGGCAggtatgaaaaaagaaatcaaaattggTCTTGTGCAGGATGACCATTGCAACTTGGACAGACTTGTCAtctgcattagttttctattactgcataacaaattaccacaaacttggcgGCTTAAAATAGTACAAATTTATGTCTTGCAGTTTCTGTGGGCCAGGAGtctgggcatggcttagctggATCTTCTGGCCAGGTCTCACAAGGCTACAAGCAAGGTGATGACCTGGGTTATGATTCTCATGCATGGGCCTGGGGTCCTTTTCCAAGATCATCCAGATTGTTGGCAGAGTTCCGTTCTCAGGATTGcaggactgaggtccctgtttACTTGCTAGCTCTTGACTGGTGACTGCTCTCAGCAACTAGAGGCCCCCTGCAGTTCCTTTCAACTTGGCCCCCTAGGCAGTTCACAACATGGATGTTTGCTTTCCTCCAGGCCATCAGGAGTTCATCCCTCTGACTTCCAATCCTCCCCACTCCAGGTCAGCCACAATAGAGTCCTATATGATGCATGGTACATAATCATGGTAGTAACTATCCCATCAAAGTCACAGGCTctacccacactcaaggggagggaattATACAAGGTGTGTACACAGGGGTGGGAATCTTGGGGGCCTtctagaattctgcctaccacgcCATCTTATCCCTCAAAGAGCCAGTAGAAGGGATAGAGGATTCTACTTTATGAAACTGACAGAAATTAGCCCCCGACAAAAGCACGtgaactcttttttaaattttattttattatgttatgttaatcaccagacattacatcgttagttttttttttttttttttttttgcgagagagagaatgagagacagagagcatgagagggaggagggtcagagggagaagcagactccctgccgagcagggagcccgatgtgggactcgatcccgggactccaggatcatgacctgagccgaaggcagtcgcccaaccaactgagccacccaggcgccccctacatcgttagtttttgatgtagcgttccatgattcattgttttcgtgtaatacctagtgctccattcaatacgtgccctctttaacacccatcaccaggctaacccatccccccacccccctcccctctagaaccctcagtaaGCCcgtgaactctttttttttcaaaaacgaattttaatctttaatcttTAGTTTGATTTAACATTGCTTTTAGTACGATGTTGACACCAGCTGTGCGGAAAGGGCTCTGGAGAGATGTTCATAGCAGGACACACCTGCGGCTCTTCTTCGGTTCGGGAGGCTCCAGGGCAGCCAGTATTGCTTCGTCAAATACATTCTTTAGGCCTTTCTGTGTGAGTGCAGAACACTCCACACACTTGACGGCCTTCAGGTCACGGGCCAGCTTTTCAGCAGTCTCTGGAGTGATAGGCTTCTGTTTGTTCTTGGCAAGTTTCTCAATCGTAGAGGGGTCATCTCGGAGATCAATTTGGGTCCCAACAAGCAAGAAAGGAGTCTTTGGACAATGGTGAGTTATTTCAGGCACCCacttttccttcacattttcaaATGAGGATGGAGAGACCACTGAAAAACAGACTAGAAATACATCTGTTTGTGGATAACTCAGCGGTCGTAATCTGTCATAATCCTCTTGCCCTGCAGTATCAAAAAGTCCAAGAGTATATGGCTCTCCACCAATCACAACTGTGACTGCATAGTTGTCAAAAACAGTCGGTACATACTCAGATGGAAATTTGTTTGTTGTGTAGGATATCAGAAGACATGTTTTACCAACGGCACCATCGCCCACAACAACACACTTAATTGTCTGCATTGCTGAAACAGTTTTGTatccactttaaatatttcaaattcaatGATGACCTCAGCTTCTCCGCCGGGGCGTTTGCCAGCACGCGAACTCTTATCCCAGTAGTACATTCAAGCCCCTCCAACTACCCCAGCACTAGTAAGGTGTCCTTCTCTTTTTTgattatatcttttcttttttttaagattttatttatttatttatttgagagagagaatgagagacagcacgagagggaagagggtcagagagagaagcagaccccccgctgagcggggagcccgacgcgggactcgatcctggaactccaggatcatgacctgagccgaaggcagtcgcctaaccaactgagccacccaggcgcccttgattatatttttta is part of the Neomonachus schauinslandi chromosome 10, ASM220157v2, whole genome shotgun sequence genome and harbors:
- the LOC123325993 gene encoding cell division control protein 42 homolog, which codes for MQTIKCVVVGDGAVGKTCLLISYTTNKFPSEYVPTVFDNYAVTVVIGGEPYTLGLFDTAGQEDYDRLRPLSYPQTDVFLVCFSVVSPSSFENVKEKWVPEITHHCPKTPFLLVGTQIDLRDDPSTIEKLAKNKQKPITPETAEKLARDLKAVKCVECSALTQKGLKNVFDEAILAALEPPEPKKSRRCVLL